A section of the Gammaproteobacteria bacterium genome encodes:
- a CDS encoding protein-L-isoaspartate O-methyltransferase: MDFERARFLMTQQQVRPWKVVDDRVLSVMGQLPREKFVPDHLQALAYSDTTLPIGHEQIMLTPKEQGRIAQALRLKPTDRVLEIGTGTGYLTAILASLAEHVTSVDIFEDFVHEAKTRLNELGIGNVSLCVGDAASGWSQNERYDAIVITGGLLAVPTSYKHALKEGGRLICIIGQPPAMQVRLVERCDGEQFTDHGLFETVVPLLVNAPEPARFTF; this comes from the coding sequence ATGGATTTTGAACGAGCCCGTTTTTTGATGACACAGCAGCAAGTCCGGCCGTGGAAAGTTGTGGATGATCGAGTGCTCTCGGTCATGGGACAACTGCCACGGGAAAAATTCGTCCCCGATCACTTGCAAGCGTTGGCTTATTCGGACACAACGCTTCCCATCGGGCATGAGCAAATTATGCTGACGCCAAAGGAGCAAGGGCGCATTGCTCAAGCTTTGCGATTGAAGCCTACAGACCGGGTGCTCGAAATTGGGACAGGAACGGGTTATTTGACGGCCATCTTAGCATCCTTGGCGGAGCATGTGACGTCTGTCGATATTTTTGAAGACTTTGTGCACGAGGCAAAAACACGTTTAAACGAACTGGGGATTGGCAACGTCTCTTTGTGCGTTGGTGACGCGGCCTCGGGTTGGTCACAAAACGAGCGTTATGACGCGATTGTCATTACGGGTGGTTTGTTGGCGGTGCCGACCAGCTATAAGCATGCCCTGAAGGAGGGTGGGCGGCTGATTTGCATTATTGGTCAACCGCCTGCCATGCAGGTGCGGTTGGTCGAACGATGTGATGGTGAGCAATTTACGGATCATGGATTGTTTGAGACCGTTGTGCCATTGCTTGTGAATGCACCGGAGCCAGCGCGTTTCACCTTCTGA
- a CDS encoding NUDIX domain-containing protein has product MTESTRSSTTFHGRTCCCVIKKRARSKSIAPPQLFKDERISAGFRPSDDRGHRNDGAKFIKMLDFLLDFRHLKLFPTVTGMTAMETSKQYEILAKHVLGRGFFRLTRYRIRYVKQDGRWTPPHDREIFERGDSACVLLWDPQRDVVVLVEQFRLAARGHAQGPWILELVAGMIESGESPDTVVKREAHEEAGAILDNVIPIGQYYPSPGGCDERVWLFLALVNSDDIDGVFGIPEEEEETRVVKLSFDEAWHEMWSGRANNAPVLIAMQWLAIHKEKYCQRFDSKASRG; this is encoded by the coding sequence ATGACCGAGAGCACTCGATCATCCACAACTTTCCACGGCCGGACTTGCTGCTGTGTCATCAAAAAACGGGCTCGTTCAAAATCCATAGCGCCACCTCAATTGTTCAAAGACGAGCGGATTTCCGCCGGTTTTAGACCTAGTGATGACCGAGGCCATCGGAACGATGGCGCAAAGTTTATCAAAATGTTGGATTTTCTGCTTGATTTTCGTCACCTTAAGTTATTCCCGACTGTGACTGGAATGACCGCAATGGAAACATCAAAACAATATGAAATTTTGGCAAAACATGTACTGGGTCGCGGTTTTTTTCGGCTGACGCGCTATCGTATTCGATATGTCAAACAAGACGGTCGCTGGACACCACCGCATGATCGAGAAATTTTTGAACGTGGGGATTCCGCTTGTGTGCTCCTTTGGGACCCACAACGGGATGTCGTAGTGCTGGTGGAACAATTTCGACTCGCAGCACGTGGGCACGCGCAGGGGCCGTGGATACTTGAACTGGTGGCAGGGATGATCGAATCAGGGGAAAGTCCAGATACGGTGGTCAAACGCGAAGCACACGAAGAAGCGGGCGCTATACTCGATAATGTCATACCGATCGGACAATATTATCCTAGCCCTGGAGGGTGTGACGAAAGGGTGTGGCTCTTCCTTGCACTTGTCAACAGCGATGACATTGATGGCGTGTTCGGTATACCGGAGGAGGAAGAGGAAACGCGTGTGGTCAAGCTCAGTTTTGACGAAGCATGGCATGAAATGTGGTCAGGTCGAGCCAATAATGCACCGGTGCTCATCGCGATGCAATGGCTCGCCATT